In Aedes albopictus strain Foshan chromosome 3, AalbF5, whole genome shotgun sequence, the following are encoded in one genomic region:
- the LOC115269127 gene encoding uncharacterized protein LOC115269127, whose amino-acid sequence MVLQGVFTFASSLALGVVALVGIYYTYNYYRNQWEEEPFRRSRPVPTNPTSSKRWESCDDTSDSNCTICLISVNDEGAKTKLVCGHLFHKRCINGWLQHSKFCPNCREPARFTTE is encoded by the exons ATGGTGCTGCAAGGAGTGTTTACCTTTGCATCTTCGTTGGCCCTCGGAGTTGTTGCCCTCGTAGGGATATACTATACTTACAACTACTACCGGAATCAATGGGAGGAGGAACCCTTCCGACGGTCGCGTCCGGTACCCACCAATCCCACCTCCTCGAAGCGCTGGGAAAGCTGTGACGACACTTCTGATTC AAACTGCACGATATGCTTGATCTCGGTTAACGACGAGGGCGCCAAAACGAAGTTGGTTTGTGGCCATCTGTTCCACAAACGGTGCATCAATGGCTGGCTGCAGCATTCGAAGTTCTGCCCAAATTGTAGAGAGCCAGCTAGATTCACGACGGAATAG